In Polyodon spathula isolate WHYD16114869_AA chromosome 11, ASM1765450v1, whole genome shotgun sequence, one genomic interval encodes:
- the LOC121323127 gene encoding RING-box protein 2, with product MAEMDDGDEPGLVTSHSGGSVSGKGGGDKMFSLKKWNAVAMWSWDVECDTCAICRVQVMDACLRCQAENKQEDCVVVWGECNHSFHNCCMSLWVKQNNRCPLCQQDWVVQRIGK from the exons ATGGCAGAGATGGATGACGGAGACGAACCCGGTTTGGTCACTTCTCACAGTGGAGGATCTGTGTCTGGTAAAGGTGGAGGGGACAAGATGTTCTCTCTAAAGAAATGGAACGCCGTTGCGATGTGGAGCTGGGACGTGGAGTGTGATACCTGTGCAATTTGCAGAGTCCAGGTTATGG ATGCTTGCCTTCGATGTCAGGCTGAAAACAAGCAGGAAGATTGTGTTG TGGTTTGGGGAGAATGCAACCACTCATTTCACAACTGCTGCATGTCGCTGTGGGTGAAGCAGAACAACCGTTGCCCTCTCTGCCAGCAGGACTGGGTGGTGCAAAGAATaggaaaatga